The Cyclopterus lumpus isolate fCycLum1 chromosome 18, fCycLum1.pri, whole genome shotgun sequence nucleotide sequence GTTTTATAACATTTCGTGAGCGGAGGAGAAACTGTTTGactttttgtatatttaatgttttttcttaaaTAACTGAAAGCAGGTAAATCAAAATGTTTCCTATGGAAGCAAAGAAAGGACgaataattcattaattaaattattatattatataatatattcaattatataatataattatataaaatattttagatagtgaaaaatatatttaaaaaatcaaataaatacagatgttttttttaaaagcgaaATATTAATGCAATAaacttaagtgttttttttatataaacatttaagTATTTGGTGgtgattaattaaaaacagaaaaattcAGAGTAAATTGAAAACAATTTTTTCCTGATTTTaacttgtttgtttaaaaatgtgttaaatattaAACTAAGTGATAAcgaaaagaacatttaaaactaaaGATTATCCATTAAAACGTTACATTTTGAAAGAACAGAAATtacaaattaattttaatttcttgtgaaatttaaaaaaggtgaagtTTTCAAAGTGAAATATTAGTGACATTAATTAAGTGGTATTTTAGTGTTCAACAGTGAAGTAAATGTCATAATTAAGTGATAACGTGTATTAAATTAAACAACCTTTCTTTGCTTCCTTCGTTCTGAAAGTTGATTTTCCTGCTAAATATAAAAAGTGATTTTAGTGGAACTTTTGTTATAAAAAGCAGCTTCAAGTTCAACTTGGTTCATTGAACCCGTTCGTCCACCAGATTTTAATGAGTTTGTAAGAATAAATATTGAGTTCCTGGATCAGCTGACGGGCCACTTTCACGTCTCCCCAGTCgctcaaaagaaaataaacaacaacaaaaaaacacgtcGCAGTAGCGGAGACGGGCAACTTtagtggaaaacaaacaaacaagtaaacaaacaaacaaacagaacgaCTGCTGGTTTGAAAACAAAACCGGTTAAAAGCAACGTTGCTCGTCTGCAGCAACGCGTCGCTCGTCTGCAGCAACGCGTCGCTCGTCTGCAGCAACGCGTCGCCCGTCTGCAGCAACGCGTCGCCCGTCTGCAGCAACGCGTCGCCCGTCTGCAGCAACGCGTCGCCCGTCTGCAGCAACGCGTCGCCCGTCTGCAGCAACGCGTCGCCCGTCTGCAGCAACGCGTCGCTCGTCTGCAGCAACGCGTCGCCCGTCTGCAGCAAGGCGTCGCCCGTCTGCAGCAACGCGTCGCTCGTCTGCAGCAACGCGTCGCTCGTCTGCAGCAACGCGTCGCCCGTCTGCAGCAACGCGTCGCCCGTCTGCAGCAACGCGTCGCCCGTCTGCAGCAACGCGTCGCCCGTCTGCAGCAACGCGTCGCCCGTCTGCAGCAACGCGTCGCTCGTCTGCAGCAACGCGTCACCCGTCTGCAGCAACGCGTCGCTCAACGCGTCGCTCGTCTGCAGCAACGAGTCGCTCGTCTGCAGCAACGCGTTGGGCAACATTTGGTTCGTTGGTCAATGTCTTCGTTACATTCTGAACTTCCAGACGGTTCGTTTTTAACCCGtcaggaaaacaaaataaaaaacattcgTTGGTCGCCGGATTTCAACGTTCTCGTCCTCATTGGTGTCCgggatgatgttgttgttgttgttgttgacattcaTACCTGTCTGTTGGAGGACCTGAATCCATCCAGACTTTGGTCAGAAGAACATTGGCCCCCTCGCCCCTcactgggtctgggtctgggtctggatcTGGGTCTGGATCTGGGTCTCCGTCTCCGGGTCGAAGTCCAGAACCAGCAGCTTGGTCTCCTCCGTCCCGTTCCGGCTGCCGGCGGCACAAACCAGCCGCGTGTCGGAGGCCCGGATCCTCCAGACCACGCCTCCTGTGAAGAGCAGAGAAGGGTTGTGATTGGTCGAGACTGGTTGAGTGACAGGTGAGTGtttagggggggtgggggggttctgaCCTGATCCCCGGCTCTGCAGGGCCACCACGTCCCGCAGCCAGGACCCGGTCTTCAGGTCCCACAGTTTGACCGTCCCGTCGTCGGAGCTGGACAGAACCAGACCGCGGCAGAACTGCAGACACGTCACCGCCGACTGGTGCTTGTTGGGACCTGAAGGCACCGCGATCGTCAATACACGATCAATACGATCAATAATACACGATCAATACGATCGgaaacatcaaaacaacaactgctGTCTGCTTCGGCGtcgttcatatttatttatttatttctgtatttgtacTTCCAGAAACTACGAATAAAAGATGTTCTGACTTCTCTCCagtattgttatattatattgttatattaaatGTGCAAGAACACACACTGCTGTCATTAATTATAATTAAGGACCTTTAAATGATTTTCTACTAcaattatttcttcttctttttctgtttcatttcttttgccataaaatatatattaaaaaataggGCAattattatacacatatatatacattataaatatatatatataaataataaaataaaatatatatatatataaaaaatataaatataaagatatatatatatataaaaaagatatatatatatataaataaaatatatataaatatatatacacacatacatataatatatatacatacacactaaatatatttaaaaaacagaaagaaaataaaaaataactaaaagtgtagataatttaatttaatcaataGATCACAGACTTATCTATTGATTCTGTTTCTGATTTAATGAGAGCTGGTTTGTTCTGTAAAATAtcaaaactgtaaaaactgaaaataagataaaagtTTGTGACTTTCTCAATGAAATGAAACACATAAACCAGCATCATTGCACTTGATAATCAATAGTAGTATTTGTGTAGTCATCTGTAAATCCGTGCGGTGCATGAACGCCTCACCCTGCAGCGTGTGCAGACACTGGCCCGTCCGGACGTCCCACACTCGGACCGTCGAGTCGGCGTTGCCGGACACGAGCACGTTGTCGCGCAGCTCCATGCCGCTGGTCAGCGATTGGTGGCCCGTCAGCGTGTGGACACACCCACCTGGACgggggggggcgtggtttaAATCATCAACAGGGCTTttcaatgttttactttttttacgtTTTGTTTGATTACAAAAATGATTGAAAATGTGATTAAGGGTTTTAAAGGActttgcttgtttatttttaactaCACACcagaagtgtgtgtatatatatatatatatataaaaaattataaaataaatagtgtttTCTACCTGTCTCCGCGTCCCAGACTCTGATCGACGTGTCCAAAGATCCGCTGACCACAAACACACCGTCAAACTGTAAAGACGGAGAGATGACGAATGAATAAGACAGaagggacacaaagacacaacaacacaaagactcaaagatacgacacaaagatacaacgacacaaagactcaaagatacgacacaaacatacaacgacaaatatatacaaagactcaaagatacgatacaaagatacaacgacacaaagatacaacacaaagactcaaagatacgacacaaagatacaacgacacaaagactcaaagatacgacacaaacatacaacgacaaatatatacaaagactcaaagatacgatacaaagatacaacgacacaaagatacaacacaaagactcaaagatacgacacaaacatacaacgacaaatatatacaaagactcaaagatacgacacaaagatacaacgacaaatatatacaaagactcaaagatacgacacaaagatacaacgacacaaagactcaaagatacgacacaaacatacaacgacaaatatatacaaagacTCAAAGATACGATACAAAGATACAACGACACAAAGATACAACACAGACTCTAAGactcaaagacacaaggacTCAGAAagatacaaagaaacaaagtatCAAAGATAAACAGAACAAACAGAAGTTTTTCCAGTAAAATACTGagatttataaatatatgaatattaattaatattctGCCTCATGTGTATCGTGTGTAATCCtctgtttatattttatattctagtTTATTCTCACAACATAAAAGAGATAAACAACATCAGAGCTGGTTTATTTGAAGCCACCCGGTTGGTGTgtccctgcagtgtgtgtgtgtgtgtgtgtttgtgtgtgtgcgtgtgcgagtgtgtgtgtgagtgtgtgtgtgtgtacctgcagcgaGTACACTCGGTTGGTGTgtccctgcagcgtgtgtgtgtgcgtgtgtgtgtgtacctgcagcgtgtgtgtccctgcagcgtgtgtgtgtgtgtgcgtgtgtgtgtacctgtagcgagtgtgtgtgtgtgtctgcagcgtgtgtgtgtgtgtgtgtgtgtgtgtacctgcagcgaGTACACTCGGTTGGTGTGTCCCTGcagcgtgtgtatgtgtgcgtgtgtgtgtgtgcgtacctgcaGCGAGTACACTCGGTTGGTGTgtccctgcagcgtgtgtgtgtgtgcatgtgtgtgtgtgcgtacctgcaGCGAGTACACTCGGTTGGTGTgtccctgcagcgtgtgtgtgcgtgtgtgtgtgtgtgtgtgtgtgtgtgtacctgcagcgaGTACACTCGGTTGGTGTgtccctgcagcgtgtgtgtgtgtgtgtacctgcagcgaGTACACTCGGTTGGTGTgtccctgcagcgtgtgtgtgtgtgtgtgtgtgtacctgcagcgaGTACACTCGGTTGGTGTgtccctgcagcgtgtgtgtgtgcgtgtgtgtgtgtgtacctgcagcgaGTACACTCGGTTGGTGTgtccctgcagcgtgtgtgtgtgtgtgtgtacctgcagcgaGTACACTCGGTTGGTGTgtccctgcagcgtgtgtgtgtgtgcgtgtgtgtgtacctgcagcgaGTACACTCGGTTGGTGTgtccctgcagcgtgtgtgtgtgtgcgtgtgtgtgggtgtgtgtgtacctgcagcgaGTACACTCGGTTGGTGTgtccctgcagcgtgtgtgtgtgtgcgtgtgtgtgtgtgtacctgcagcgaGTACACTCGGTTGGTGTgtccctgcagcgtgtgtgtgtgtgtgtgtgtacctgcagcgaGTACACTCGGTTGGTGTgtccctgcagcgtgtgtgtgtgtgtgtgtgtgtgtgtgtgtacctgcagcgaGTACACTCGGTTGGTGTgtccctgcagcgtgtgtgtgtgtgcgtgtgtgtgggtgtgtgtgtacctgcagcgaGTACACTCGGTTGGTGTgtccctgcagcgtgtgtgtgtgtgcgtgtgtgtgtacctgcagcgaGTACACTCGGTTGGTGTgtccctgcagcgtgtgtgtgtgtgtgtgcgtgtgtgtgtgtgtgtacctgcagcgaGTACACTCGGTTGGTGTgtccctgcagcgtgtgtgtgtgtgtgtgtgtgtgtgtgtgtgtgtacctgcagcgaGTACACTCGGTTGGTGTgtccctgcagcgtgtgtgtgtgtgcgtgtgtgtgtgtgtgtgtacctgcagcgaGTACACTCGGTTGGTGTgtccctgcagcgtgtgtgtgtgtgcgtgtgtgtgggtgtgtgtgtacctgcagcgaGTACACTCGGTTGGTGTgtccctgcagcgtgtgtgtgtgtgcgtgtgtgtgtgtgtacctgcagcgaGTACACTCGGTTGGTGTgtccctgcagcgtgtgtgtgtgtgtgtgtacctgcagcgaGTACACTCGGTTGGTGTgtccctgcagcgtgtgtgtgtgtgtgtgtgtgtgtgtgtgtgtgtgtgtgtacctgcagcgaGTACACTCGGTTGGTGTgtccctgcagcgtgtgtgtgtgtgcgtgtgtgtgggtgtgtgtgtacctgcagcgaGTACACTCGGTTGGTGTgtccctgcagcgtgtgtgtgtgtgcgtgtgtgtgtgtgtacctgcagcgaGTACACTCGGTTGGTGTgtccctgcagcgtgtgtgtgtgtgtgtgtgtgtgtgtacctgcagcgaGTACACTCGGTTGGTGTgtccctgcagcgtgtgtgggtgtgtgtgtgtgtgtgtgtacctgcagcgaGTACACTCGGTTGGTGTgtccctgcagcgtgtgtgtgtgtgcgtgtgtgtgggtgtgtgtgtacctgcagcgaGTACACTCGGTTGGTGTgtccctgcagcgtgtgtgtgtgtgcgtgtgtgtgggtgtgtgtgtacctgcagcgaGTACACTCGGTTGGTGTGTCCCTGCAGCGTGTGCAGACACGCCTCCGTCTCGGGGTCCCAGACCTTCACCATGTAGTCGTAGCCGCCCGACACGACGCGGCGCCCGTCGTACTGGACGCAGCGGACCGCGGCCACGTGGCCCGTCAGCACGTGCTCACAGCGGCCCGTCAGCGCGTCCCACACGCGCAGCGTCGTGTCCCGGGAGCCCGAGACCACcctgagggggggaggggttacATCACTGCTTAGTCAGCCAATCAGGGCAGAGGTCGTCTTATTGGTGcgagagtgagaggtgtgtgtgtgtgtctctagtcagtgtgtgtgtttctttagtcagtgtgtgtgtgtgtctttagtcagtgtgtgtgtgtgtctttagtcagtgtgtgtgtgtgtctttagtcagtgtgtgtgtgtgtgtgtctttagtcagtgtgtgtgtgtgtctttagtcagtgtgtgtgtgtctttagtcagtgtgtgtgtgtgtgtgtctttagtcagtgtgtgtgtgtgtatttagtcagtgtgtgtgtgtgtgtgtgtgtgtgtgtatttagtcagtgtgtgtgtgtgtgtgtgtctttagtcagtgtgtgtgtgtctttagtcagtgtgtgtgtgtgtgtatttagtcagt carries:
- the LOC117747581 gene encoding uncharacterized protein LOC117747581, whose amino-acid sequence is MLPNALLQTGDALLQTSDALLQTGDALLQTGDALLQTGDALLQTGDALLQTGDALLQTSDALLQTSDALLQTGDALLQTGDALLQTSDALLQTGDALLQTGDALLQTGDALLQTGDALLQTGDALLQTGDALLQTSDALLQTSDALLQTSNVAFNRFCFQTSSRSVCLFVYLFVCFPLKLPVSATATCFFVVVYFLLSDWGDVKVARQLIQELNIYSYKLIKIWWTNGFNEPS